The following coding sequences lie in one Musa acuminata AAA Group cultivar baxijiao chromosome BXJ3-1, Cavendish_Baxijiao_AAA, whole genome shotgun sequence genomic window:
- the LOC135629334 gene encoding transmembrane 9 superfamily member 12-like — MAPYSISLRSSCFILVALLILGPSYAFYLPGSYMHTYSQGETITVKVNSLTSFETELPFSYYSLPYCQPQDGIKKSAENLGELLMGDQIDNSPYQFHVNVNESFYLCTTNPLNEREVKLLKQRTRDLYQVNMILDNLPVRRFTEQNGATFQWTGFPVGYTLSGSSEDYIINHLKFKVLVHEYEGSRVEIIGTGEEGMGVISETEKQKMSGYEIVGFEVVPCSVKRDPEAMSKLNIYSKVGPVECPLELEKSQAIREQEKISFTYEVVFVKSDVRWPSRWDAYLKMEGARVHWFSIMNSLMVIFFLAGIVFVIFLRTVRRDLTRYEELDKESQAQMNEELSGWKLVVGDVFREPTNSKLLCVMVGDGVQITGMAVVTIVFAALGFMSPASRGMLLTGMIILYLFLGIAAGYVGVRLWRTIKGGSEGWRPVSWSIACFFPGIAFVILCILNFMLWGSSSTGALPISLFFVLLSLWFCISVPLTLLGGFLGTRAEHIQFPVRTNQIPREIPARKYPSWLLVLGAGTLPFGTLFIELFFILSSIWLGRFYYVFGFLLIVLLLLVTVCAEVSVILTYMHLCVEDWQWWWKAFFASGSVAIYVFLYSINYLVFQLRSLSGPVSAMLYLGYSLIMAVAIMLSTGTIGFLTSFYFVHYLFSSVKID; from the coding sequence ATGGCTCCATATTCCATCTCTTTGAGATCTTCTTGCTTCATCCTCGTCGCTTTGTTGATTTTGGGGCCGAGCTATGCCTTTTACCTGCCCGGGAGTTATATGCATACGTATTCTCAAGGTGAAACCATAACGGTGAAAGTGAATTCGCTCACTTCGTTCGAGACCGAGCTCCCTTTTAGCTACTACAGCCTGCCCTACTGCCAACCGCAGGACGGGATCAAGAAGAGTGCGGAGAATTTGGGCGAGCTTCTCATGGGTGACCAGATCGACAACTCCCCTTACCAGTTCCATGTCAATGTCAATGAATCCTTTTACCTCTGCACCACGAACCCGTTGAACGAGCGCGAGGTGAAGCTGCTTAAGCAGCGGACTCGCGATCTGTATCAGGTGAACATGATTCTTGACAACCTTCCCGTTAGGAGATTTACCGAACAGAACGGTGCCACCTTTCAATGGACAGGGTTTCCTGTTGGTTACACCCTGTCGGGAAGTTCCGAAGACTACATCATTAATCACTTGAAGTTTAAGGTCCTAGTCCATGAGTACGAGGGAAGCCGTGTGGAGATAATTGGCACAGGGGAAGAAGGGATGGGAGTGATTTCAGAGACTGAAAAACAGAAGATGTCTGGGTATGAGATTGTCGGGTTTGAAGTTGTTCCATGCAGCGTGAAGCGCGATCCGGAAGCAATGTCGAAGCTGAACATCTACAGTAAAGTTGGTCCCGTGGAGTGCCCATTGGAGCTTGAGAAATCCCAAGCAATTCGGGAACAGGAGAAGATCTCTTTCACTTATGAAGTTGTATTTGTGAAAAGCGATGTCAGATGGCCCTCGAGGTGGGATGCGTATCTCAAGATGGAGGGTGCCAGGGTTCACTGGTTCTCGATCATGAACTCTTTGATGGTTATATTCTTTTTGGCTGGAATTGTCTTTGTAATATTTTTGAGGACTGTAAGGAGGGACCTTACTAGATACGAGGAACTGGATAAAGAGTCTCAAGCGCAGATGAACGAGGAGCTGTCCGGCTGGAAACTTGTCGTGGGAGATGTTTTCAGAGAGCCAACGAACTCAAAGCTGCTCTGTGTAATGGTTGGTGATGGAGTGCAGATTACCGGTATGGCTGTTGTGACCATTGTGTTTGCTGCTCTTGGCTTCATGTCTCCTGCCTCACGAGGCATGCTCTTGACGGGGATGATCATTCTCTATCTCTTCCTTGGGATTGCTGCTGGATATGTTGGTGTTAGGCTATGGAGGACCATTAAAGGTGGCTCAGAAGGATGGAGGCCGGTTTCATGGTCGATTGCTTGTTTCTTCCCCGGGATCGCATTCGTTATTCTCTGCATTCTGAACTTCATGCTGTGGGGAAGCAGCAGTACAGGAGCTCTCCCAATCTCATTATTCTTTGTTCTGTTATCCTTGTGGTTCTGCATCTCGGTGCCACTTACCCTTTTGGGTGGATTCTTGGGCACTCGGGCTGAGCACATTCAGTTCCCTGTGCGAACAAATCAGATTCCAAGAGAAATCCCTGCGAGGAAGTATCCCTCATGGCTGCTTGTCCTTGGTGCTGGAACTCTACCCTTCGGGACCCTTTTTATCGAGTTATTCTTCATTCTATCTAGCATATGGCTTGGGAGGTTCTATTACGTGTTCGGGTTCCTGCTCATAGTTCTTCTCTTGCTGGTCACCGTCTGTGCTGAGGTTTCTGTTATCCTAACATACATGCATCTCTGCGTGGAGGATTGGCAGTGGTGGTGGAAAGCCTTCTTTGCATCTGGCTCAGTTGCcatttatgtgtttttgtactccATCAACTACTTGGTGTTTCAGCTGAGGAGCCTGAGCGGGCCTGTGTCAGCAATGCTCTACCTAGGCTATTCGTTGATCATGGCTGTTGCTATCATGTTATCCACTGGCACCATTGGTTTCTTGACGTCATTTTACTTTGTTCACTATCTCTTCTCATCAGTCAAGATTGATTAG